The proteins below come from a single Sander lucioperca isolate FBNREF2018 chromosome 20, SLUC_FBN_1.2, whole genome shotgun sequence genomic window:
- the fgfr1op2 gene encoding FGFR1 oncogene partner 2 homolog isoform X1 — MSCTVSSSGMNCTLEKVLADAKSLVERLRNHDNAAEMLIEQTTSLNKRVESMQQYQEEIDSLNQVARHRPRSSLVLGIQQENRQIRELQQENKELRTSLEEHQSALELIMTKYREQVFRLLMTSKRDDPTIVTQLKEQHTTEMQAHIDKINEMASVMRKAIEVDEGRICEEEERIKRLELENIGLRELLGISREAFLVLKREDASENTSLSPLLTSADVSLRKS, encoded by the exons GCATGAACTGTACCTTAGAGAAGGTCCTGGCAGATGCCAAATCGTTAGTGGAGAGGCTTCGTAACCATGACAACGCAGCTGAGATGTTGATCGAACAGACAACGTCGCTCAACAAGCGAGTGGAGTCCATGCAACAG TACCAAGAGGAGATTGACTCATTGAACCAGGTAGCGCGCCATCGCCCTCGTTCTAGTCTGGTCCTGGGAATCCAACAGGAAAACCGTCAGATCAGAGAGCTTCAGCAGGAAAACAAAG AGCTACGGACGTCGTTAGAGGAACACCAGTCTGCATTAGAGCTCATCATGACCAAATACAGGGAGCAGGTGTTCAGGCTCCTCATGACCAGCAAGAGGGACGACCCCACCATCGTGACCCAGCTGAAGGAGCAGCACACCACG GAAATGCAAGCACACATAGACAAGATCAATGAGATGGCCTCTGTGATGAGGAAAGCGATAGAGGTGGACGAGGGACGAATATgtgaagaagaggagaggattAAACGGCTAGAG CTGGAGAACATCGGACTCCGAGAGCTGCTGGGAATCAGTCGCGAGGCTTTCCTGGTGCTGAAGAGAGAAGACGCATCAGAGAACACGTCACTGTCGCCGTTGCTGACCAGCGCTGATGTCAGCTTGCGAAAGAGTTAG
- the fgfr1op2 gene encoding FGFR1 oncogene partner 2 homolog isoform X2 yields the protein MASHYIVVLMGVGLVISCLQYQEEIDSLNQVARHRPRSSLVLGIQQENRQIRELQQENKELRTSLEEHQSALELIMTKYREQVFRLLMTSKRDDPTIVTQLKEQHTTEMQAHIDKINEMASVMRKAIEVDEGRICEEEERIKRLELENIGLRELLGISREAFLVLKREDASENTSLSPLLTSADVSLRKS from the exons ATGGCGTCACATTATATTG TTGTTTTAATGGGAGTTGGTTTGGTAATCTCCTGTTTGCAGTACCAAGAGGAGATTGACTCATTGAACCAGGTAGCGCGCCATCGCCCTCGTTCTAGTCTGGTCCTGGGAATCCAACAGGAAAACCGTCAGATCAGAGAGCTTCAGCAGGAAAACAAAG AGCTACGGACGTCGTTAGAGGAACACCAGTCTGCATTAGAGCTCATCATGACCAAATACAGGGAGCAGGTGTTCAGGCTCCTCATGACCAGCAAGAGGGACGACCCCACCATCGTGACCCAGCTGAAGGAGCAGCACACCACG GAAATGCAAGCACACATAGACAAGATCAATGAGATGGCCTCTGTGATGAGGAAAGCGATAGAGGTGGACGAGGGACGAATATgtgaagaagaggagaggattAAACGGCTAGAG CTGGAGAACATCGGACTCCGAGAGCTGCTGGGAATCAGTCGCGAGGCTTTCCTGGTGCTGAAGAGAGAAGACGCATCAGAGAACACGTCACTGTCGCCGTTGCTGACCAGCGCTGATGTCAGCTTGCGAAAGAGTTAG